In the genome of Solibacillus silvestris, one region contains:
- a CDS encoding transporter: MVYLSMIFFKIVAPILILLIIGAILQRKFQFNLKALSHLITYCFMPAAVFINIYETSIEMSVLGQITIFIILFIGAQMLLSQLLTKLLKLDKKEAAVFKNSVVLINSGNYGIPVAQMIFATQPIGVAIQVILVIFQNMTTYTYGLYNLISSTKSGLAIVRDFLKMPIVHALIIGAALNYFSVPIPETFSIPLEHIADGFVAVALITLGAQLSTIEMRSMFNKTIFVSCFTRLIVGPATALVIIFALGLDGVVAQSLFIASAFPTSRNSSSLALEYDIESATAAQTVLFSTIISCLTVTFVIYLSTILFA, encoded by the coding sequence ATGGTCTATTTATCGATGATTTTCTTCAAAATTGTTGCACCGATTTTAATTTTACTTATTATAGGTGCTATTTTACAGCGCAAGTTTCAGTTTAACCTTAAAGCATTATCCCACCTCATTACATACTGTTTCATGCCGGCTGCGGTATTTATCAATATTTATGAAACATCCATTGAAATGAGTGTGCTTGGACAAATTACGATTTTTATTATTTTGTTTATCGGTGCGCAAATGCTGTTAAGTCAGCTGCTCACAAAGTTGTTAAAACTTGATAAAAAGGAAGCGGCTGTTTTTAAAAACAGTGTTGTCCTTATAAACTCCGGTAACTATGGGATCCCGGTTGCACAAATGATTTTCGCAACCCAGCCGATCGGGGTAGCGATTCAAGTTATTCTTGTTATTTTTCAAAATATGACGACGTATACATATGGCTTGTATAATTTAATCTCATCAACAAAATCAGGATTAGCGATTGTCCGGGACTTTTTGAAAATGCCGATCGTTCATGCGCTAATTATTGGTGCGGCATTAAATTATTTTAGTGTACCGATCCCGGAAACGTTTAGTATTCCGCTGGAGCATATTGCAGACGGATTTGTGGCGGTTGCACTTATAACATTAGGTGCGCAGCTTTCTACAATCGAAATGCGCTCGATGTTCAATAAAACGATTTTTGTCAGCTGCTTTACACGATTAATAGTCGGCCCTGCAACAGCACTAGTTATTATTTTTGCATTGGGTCTGGACGGAGTAGTGGCACAATCGCTATTTATCGCAAGTGCATTCCCGACATCAAGAAACAGTTCCAGCTTAGCACTGGAGTATGATATTGAATCGGCAACAGCTGCCCAGACAGTACTGTTTTCAACGATTATCAGCTGTTTAACCGTGACGTTTGTTATTTATTTATCGACGATTTTATTTGCTTAG
- a CDS encoding catalase: MTNERLTTITGAPVVSNDDSQTAGRRGPILLQDVFLIEKLANFNREVIPERRMHAKGSGAFGTFTVTHDITKYTKAKIFSEVGKKTEMFARFSTVAGERGAADAERDIRGFALKFYTEEGNWDMVGNNTPVFFFRDPLHFPDLNHVVKRDPKTNMHNGNSNWDFWTSLPEALHQVTIVMSDRGIPAGYRNMHGFGSHTYSMINEAGERVYVKFHFRTQQGIKNLTGAEAAEIIGKDRESSQRDLFDSIEKGDFPKWKMYIQVMTEEQARNSKDNPFDLTKVWYKSEYPLMEVGEFELNRNPENYFADVEQAAFAPSNVVPGISFSPDRMLQARLFAYQDATRYRLGVNHHQIPVNTPKCPFMVYHRDGQGRADGNRGSAITYYPNSYGALQGQTQYKDPALALDGPADIYDFREDDNNYFEQPGKLFRLQTPEQQQRLFETTAAEMNGVEEFIKRRHILHCYLADPAYGEGVAKAMGLSLDGMDLSNPYSNTVSMY, translated from the coding sequence ATGACAAACGAACGTTTAACAACAATTACTGGTGCTCCAGTAGTATCGAACGATGATTCGCAAACAGCTGGTCGCCGTGGCCCAATCTTATTACAAGACGTATTCCTAATTGAGAAATTAGCGAATTTTAACCGAGAAGTAATTCCTGAGCGTCGTATGCACGCAAAAGGTTCTGGTGCATTCGGTACATTTACTGTAACGCATGACATCACAAAATATACAAAAGCAAAAATTTTCTCTGAAGTTGGTAAGAAAACAGAAATGTTCGCACGTTTCTCAACTGTAGCAGGTGAGCGCGGTGCGGCTGATGCTGAGCGTGATATTCGCGGTTTCGCATTAAAATTCTACACTGAAGAAGGTAACTGGGATATGGTTGGTAACAACACACCTGTATTCTTCTTCCGTGACCCATTACACTTCCCGGATTTAAACCACGTAGTTAAGCGTGATCCAAAAACAAACATGCATAACGGCAACTCAAACTGGGATTTCTGGACTTCATTACCAGAAGCTTTACATCAAGTAACAATCGTAATGTCTGACCGTGGTATTCCAGCAGGTTACCGCAACATGCACGGTTTCGGATCTCACACTTACTCAATGATCAACGAAGCTGGCGAACGTGTATACGTGAAATTCCACTTCCGTACACAACAAGGTATTAAAAACCTGACTGGTGCAGAAGCTGCTGAAATTATTGGTAAAGACCGTGAATCTTCACAACGTGACCTATTCGATTCAATCGAAAAAGGCGATTTCCCGAAATGGAAAATGTACATTCAAGTGATGACTGAAGAGCAAGCTCGCAACTCTAAGGACAACCCATTCGACTTAACAAAAGTTTGGTACAAATCTGAGTACCCATTAATGGAAGTTGGAGAGTTCGAATTAAACCGTAACCCGGAAAACTACTTCGCTGATGTTGAGCAAGCTGCATTCGCTCCATCAAACGTTGTACCTGGTATTTCATTCTCACCAGACCGTATGCTGCAAGCTCGTTTATTCGCATACCAAGATGCAACTCGTTACCGTTTAGGTGTTAACCACCACCAAATTCCAGTAAACACACCAAAATGCCCATTCATGGTATATCACCGTGATGGTCAAGGTCGTGCTGATGGAAACCGTGGTTCTGCAATTACTTACTATCCAAATAGCTATGGCGCATTACAAGGTCAAACACAATATAAAGACCCTGCATTAGCTCTTGATGGTCCAGCTGACATCTACGACTTCCGTGAAGATGACAACAACTACTTCGAGCAACCAGGTAAATTATTCCGTCTTCAAACGCCGGAACAGCAACAACGTTTATTCGAAACAACTGCTGCAGAAATGAACGGTGTTGAAGAATTCATCAAACGTCGTCACATTTTACACTGCTACTTAGCTGATCCAGCATATGGTGAAGGTGTAGCGAAGGCAATGGGTCTTTCATTAGATGGTATGGACCTTTCAAACCCATACTCTAATACGGTAAGTATGTACTAA